Proteins encoded by one window of Desulfurobacterium indicum:
- a CDS encoding DHH family phosphoesterase has protein sequence MSRREVAQLIENMEGKILITSHKNPDGDAIGSALGWFNFLRKLKRDIKVILYDNVPYFYDFLPNVGKIVSSKRIDKQFDWAIILDVSEVSRTGFDSIPAKNSLVIDHHVTANPESTFAVVEPSMPSTCELSLEIMRLIGEDLIDYEVALPIYTGMVTDTGSFGYSSTTPQTLRNAAFLLEKGGINPYTVIKNLFERNRLTRIKLLQKVLETLDFALNGKIAHITLYQRFLEETGAGIEETEGFIGYPRSIEGVEVAVFFKEYEPGRWKVSLRSKGSVNVAAISSRFGGGGHVMAAGFEYSGAEGLEKLKEELFHAIGEALSQ, from the coding sequence ATGTCAAGGAGAGAAGTAGCTCAGCTAATAGAAAATATGGAAGGGAAAATTCTCATTACATCTCACAAGAATCCTGACGGAGATGCTATAGGTAGTGCTTTGGGGTGGTTTAATTTCTTGAGGAAGCTTAAAAGAGATATTAAAGTGATACTTTACGATAATGTTCCGTACTTTTACGATTTTCTTCCCAACGTAGGAAAAATAGTCTCTTCGAAAAGGATAGATAAGCAGTTTGATTGGGCTATAATTCTTGATGTTTCGGAAGTTTCAAGGACAGGTTTTGATTCCATCCCGGCGAAAAATTCTCTTGTGATAGACCACCATGTAACTGCAAATCCTGAAAGTACGTTTGCAGTAGTTGAACCTTCTATGCCCAGCACCTGTGAGCTTTCTCTGGAGATAATGAGACTTATAGGTGAAGATTTAATAGACTATGAAGTTGCCCTTCCTATATATACCGGAATGGTTACGGATACGGGAAGTTTTGGGTATAGTTCTACGACGCCTCAAACTTTGCGAAATGCTGCGTTTCTGCTTGAGAAAGGTGGTATTAATCCTTATACCGTTATAAAGAATCTTTTTGAGAGAAACCGTTTAACGAGAATCAAGTTGCTTCAGAAGGTTCTTGAAACGCTTGATTTTGCCCTTAACGGAAAGATTGCTCATATTACACTTTATCAAAGGTTTCTTGAAGAGACAGGAGCAGGAATAGAGGAGACGGAAGGTTTCATAGGGTATCCCCGTTCGATTGAAGGGGTTGAGGTAGCCGTGTTTTTCAAGGAATATGAACCAGGAAGATGGAAAGTCTCCCTTCGTTCCAAGGGAAGTGTAAATGTTGCAGCTATTTCAAGTAGATTTGGCGGTGGTGGCCATGTTATGGCGGCAGGCTTTGAATATTCCGGTGCAGAAGGACTTGAAAAGCTTAAAGAAGA
- the rbfA gene encoding 30S ribosome-binding factor RbfA, producing the protein MKNRRKERVESLLRREISDIVTFEIDKPEGIKFVSVSSVNVSKDGRKVVVYISALKMEEAAAMVEVLNHAAGYIHHLLGKRLRMKVVPRPEFKVAPDINVMPGDVI; encoded by the coding sequence ATGAAAAATAGAAGGAAAGAGAGAGTTGAATCTCTGTTAAGAAGGGAAATTTCGGATATTGTAACTTTTGAAATAGACAAACCAGAAGGGATTAAATTTGTTTCTGTTTCATCTGTAAACGTTTCAAAAGATGGACGGAAAGTGGTGGTTTACATATCGGCTTTAAAAATGGAAGAGGCTGCTGCAATGGTGGAGGTTTTGAATCATGCAGCGGGCTACATTCACCACTTACTTGGTAAGCGCCTGAGGATGAAAGTTGTTCCGAGGCCGGAATTTAAGGTGGCGCCGGATATAAATGTAATGCCGGGAGATGTAATTTGA
- a CDS encoding TldD/PmbA family protein: protein MEKGLERVISILKKQDIGKFDIYAVSTEGYSVEIKNGSVEKVKVPVKKGVAIRVIVDDRLGFAYTRDTSDDGIRIAIECARENARSADPDEYELSMPAQSSLDFSLADENFKDIPVDRKVEIAKQLEEKVRSMDRRVKVVRKASYSDSVTRVFYYNSNDHSFSYETTSFSLSVMLKAEDDGDSQMGWDFDVVRYFSRLNTDVVAMRAVESAVSLLGAEPIKTRKIPVIFKNVVFAELIDALSAGFLGNNVLRKKSLFAGKLGFEVASHVLSIYDNPHLEDGIGSRPYDDEGTVTRKKAIIERGVLKNFLVDIYSARRLNHPTTGNGIRAGIASLPQSGVTNLVIEPGALSFESLVRTPEEVLVITDAMGIHTINPISGEFSIGVSGLLLREGTVIQPVVGCTVAGNVKHLLNNISEVGRDSRWIGNISSPSVLVKELMVGGV from the coding sequence ATGGAAAAAGGACTCGAAAGGGTTATAAGTATCTTGAAAAAGCAGGATATAGGAAAGTTTGATATATATGCCGTTTCTACTGAAGGTTACAGTGTAGAAATTAAAAACGGAAGTGTTGAGAAGGTAAAAGTTCCTGTTAAGAAGGGTGTTGCTATAAGGGTTATTGTTGATGATAGACTCGGTTTTGCCTATACCAGAGATACAAGTGATGATGGTATAAGGATAGCTATTGAATGTGCCAGGGAGAATGCAAGAAGTGCTGATCCTGACGAGTATGAGCTTTCCATGCCTGCTCAATCATCTCTTGATTTTTCTCTCGCCGATGAGAATTTCAAAGATATTCCAGTAGATAGAAAAGTGGAGATAGCCAAACAACTTGAAGAAAAAGTCCGTTCTATGGATAGAAGAGTTAAAGTTGTGAGAAAAGCCTCTTATAGTGATTCTGTAACGAGAGTATTTTATTACAATTCCAACGATCACTCTTTTTCTTACGAAACAACCTCTTTCTCCCTTAGTGTAATGCTTAAAGCCGAAGATGATGGTGACAGTCAGATGGGCTGGGATTTTGATGTTGTGAGATATTTTTCCCGGCTTAATACAGATGTTGTTGCTATGAGGGCTGTTGAAAGTGCCGTTTCTCTTTTAGGTGCAGAACCAATTAAAACCAGGAAAATTCCTGTAATATTTAAAAATGTTGTTTTTGCCGAGCTTATAGATGCTCTTTCTGCCGGCTTTCTGGGAAACAATGTTTTGCGAAAGAAATCTCTGTTTGCAGGTAAGCTGGGTTTTGAAGTTGCTAGTCATGTTCTTTCAATTTATGATAATCCTCATCTTGAAGATGGAATTGGCTCAAGACCTTACGATGACGAGGGAACTGTTACCAGGAAAAAAGCAATTATAGAGAGAGGGGTTCTTAAGAATTTCCTTGTTGATATATACTCTGCCAGAAGATTGAATCATCCGACTACTGGTAACGGCATAAGAGCAGGCATAGCTTCTCTTCCGCAGTCGGGAGTTACAAATCTTGTGATAGAGCCTGGAGCTTTATCTTTTGAAAGCCTTGTAAGAACGCCTGAAGAAGTTCTTGTTATAACAGATGCAATGGGTATCCACACAATTAATCCGATTTCCGGTGAATTTTCCATAGGTGTCAGCGGACTTCTTTTGAGGGAAGGGACAGTTATTCAGCCGGTTGTTGGATGCACTGTTGCAGGTAACGTTAAGCATTTGCTTAATAACATAAGTGAAGTCGGAAGAGACAGCAGGTGGATAGGTAATATAAGCAGCCCTTCCGTTCTGGTTAAAGAGCTTATGGTTGGTGGAGTATGA
- the thyX gene encoding FAD-dependent thymidylate synthase, with protein sequence MRIILLDANIPDLDIEERELEKHIFFTFLVDGISRACSHQLVRHRPASYSQQSQRYVSMKDFPYVKPESLKDKFILYENKKISFDDVMSFLGDVYEAFIEAGVPKEDARFVLPNACATRIVFTMNSKELIHFLKLRTCNRAQWEIREMAIRMLKLLREKMPEIFDRVGPGCFMTGVCPEGGKTCGKQPEVVSFFENL encoded by the coding sequence ATGAGAATTATCCTGCTTGATGCTAATATTCCCGATTTAGATATTGAAGAGAGAGAACTGGAAAAGCATATTTTTTTCACGTTTCTCGTTGATGGTATTTCAAGAGCCTGTTCTCACCAGCTTGTTAGACATAGGCCTGCTTCTTACAGTCAGCAGTCTCAAAGGTATGTTTCTATGAAAGATTTTCCTTATGTAAAGCCTGAATCTCTAAAGGATAAGTTTATTTTATATGAAAATAAAAAGATCTCTTTTGACGATGTTATGTCTTTTTTAGGTGATGTTTATGAAGCGTTTATTGAAGCAGGAGTGCCTAAAGAAGATGCCCGTTTTGTTCTTCCTAACGCCTGCGCAACGAGAATTGTTTTTACCATGAACAGTAAAGAGCTTATTCATTTTTTGAAGCTCAGAACCTGTAACAGGGCTCAATGGGAAATAAGGGAAATGGCGATTAGAATGCTTAAATTACTTAGAGAAAAAATGCCTGAGATTTTTGATAGGGTTGGCCCCGGATGTTTTATGACAGGTGTCTGTCCGGAAGGAGGGAAAACCTGCGGTAAACAGCCAGAAGTTGTTTCATTCTTTGAAAACCTGTAG
- the queC gene encoding 7-cyano-7-deazaguanine synthase QueC, with the protein MNSCVVILSGGLDSTTVLYWAKKHFDDVYAITFFYGQRHNIEVEMARKIAENARVKEHKIFEIDLSRIGGSALTDKSIDVPEAHTVEEIKDRGIPITYVPFRNGIFISIAAAYAETKGCTDIAGGWNAVDYSGYPDCRPEFLKSMEETLNRGTKIGVEGVRWHIHAPLINLTKGEIIKLGLSLGADYSYSVSCYRGGEIPCGRCDSCVLRAKGWEEVGEEDHLIRRLKREGKIQERI; encoded by the coding sequence ATGAATTCTTGTGTTGTCATTCTATCCGGAGGTCTTGATTCTACTACGGTTCTTTATTGGGCAAAGAAACATTTTGACGATGTTTACGCGATAACTTTTTTCTACGGCCAGAGGCATAACATAGAAGTTGAAATGGCCAGGAAAATTGCTGAAAATGCACGAGTGAAGGAGCACAAGATTTTTGAGATAGACCTTTCTAGGATTGGAGGTTCGGCTCTCACCGATAAAAGTATAGATGTTCCCGAAGCTCATACTGTTGAAGAGATAAAGGATAGAGGTATTCCGATTACCTATGTTCCGTTCAGGAACGGTATTTTTATTTCAATAGCCGCGGCTTATGCCGAGACAAAAGGTTGTACCGATATAGCAGGCGGCTGGAATGCCGTTGATTACAGCGGATATCCCGATTGCAGACCTGAATTTTTGAAATCGATGGAAGAGACTTTAAATAGGGGAACAAAGATAGGCGTAGAAGGAGTTAGATGGCACATTCACGCTCCTTTGATAAATTTGACTAAAGGAGAAATAATTAAACTGGGGCTTTCTCTAGGTGCTGATTATTCCTATTCTGTCTCCTGTTACAGAGGCGGAGAGATTCCCTGTGGTAGATGTGATAGCTGTGTTTTAAGAGCTAAAGGCTGGGAAGAGGTTGGAGAAGAGGATCATCTTATAAGGCGTCTTAAGAGAGAAGGAAAAATTCAGGAGAGAATATGA
- the rplA gene encoding 50S ribosomal protein L1 has translation MAKKHGKKYMNALALIDRTKAYPIDEAVSLVKKMADVTKRNFDQTVELAVRLNVDPKYQDQMVRGSVVLPNGLGKDVKVAVIAQGEKLNEAKEAGADFVGGDDLVQKIQQGWLDFDVLIATPDMMSKVGRLGRILGPRGLMPNPKTGTVTFDVAKAVKEAKAGKVDFKVEKAGIVHAPIGKVSFDEKKLLENALALVKAILAAKPSGAKGQYIKSMAISASMDPGVKIDIFDAINKAQSIE, from the coding sequence ATGGCTAAAAAGCACGGTAAGAAGTATATGAATGCTCTTGCCCTGATCGACAGGACAAAAGCGTATCCGATCGATGAAGCAGTTTCTCTCGTTAAAAAGATGGCGGATGTTACAAAGAGAAACTTTGATCAGACAGTTGAGCTGGCGGTGAGACTTAACGTTGATCCCAAATATCAGGATCAGATGGTTAGAGGAAGTGTCGTTCTTCCTAACGGTCTTGGAAAGGACGTAAAGGTTGCCGTTATTGCTCAGGGAGAAAAGCTTAATGAAGCAAAAGAAGCTGGAGCTGATTTTGTAGGCGGTGATGACCTTGTTCAAAAAATACAGCAAGGCTGGCTTGATTTTGACGTTCTTATAGCTACGCCTGATATGATGAGTAAGGTGGGAAGATTGGGTAGAATTCTCGGTCCAAGAGGACTTATGCCTAATCCGAAGACAGGAACCGTTACGTTTGATGTAGCTAAAGCTGTTAAGGAAGCAAAAGCCGGTAAAGTTGATTTCAAGGTTGAGAAAGCCGGTATTGTTCATGCACCAATAGGAAAGGTTTCTTTTGATGAAAAAAAACTTTTAGAAAATGCTCTTGCTTTGGTTAAAGCTATTCTTGCTGCTAAGCCTTCGGGTGCAAAAGGTCAATATATTAAAAGCATGGCTATATCTGCTTCAATGGATCCTGGCGTAAAAATAGATATTTTTGATGCTATTAATAAAGCACAATCTATCGAATAA